A genomic segment from Nodularia sphaerocarpa UHCC 0038 encodes:
- a CDS encoding sensor histidine kinase produces MFQATRRRLAIWYTAVTAVLLLLFASGVYLYVRSTLIERVDDTLNHVVEIVERSLVISPVDGDVEKLGVNVEASFRDNASTVEDDHIDLEWFNPNGKLVWSTLSEPLNIPIHGNRLGETVRVLKPESPYSPLLLRQVTQRVEAGRQVLGYLRVSHPWFEVTKPSRQLIIDLALGTWFMVLSVAASGWFLSGKAMEPVGESYQRLKQFTADASHELRSPITLIQTNVQVALADLELADTQADTFVNYRQQLKIVERLTQRLGKLVNDLLFLARQDSGISKDVFSSCPLDALLMEVVEEQQLLAKEKKLTLTLDLVDPPISETSPELLENWFTLPGKWDQLVRLLTNLIGNALQYTPAEGEVFVQLARLEGSHRVSKIRYNTALLQIKVSDTGIGIPAEALPRLFDRFYRVDPARTHKTAKTNTEISTGSGLGLAIAAAIIEHHQGQLQVESNIGKGTTFTVTLPITLEY; encoded by the coding sequence ATGTTTCAAGCTACTCGCCGCCGTCTTGCTATCTGGTACACTGCCGTAACTGCGGTATTACTTTTATTATTCGCCAGTGGTGTATATTTATATGTCCGCAGTACATTAATTGAGCGGGTTGATGATACCCTCAATCACGTAGTGGAAATTGTAGAGCGATCGCTTGTAATTTCGCCAGTCGATGGCGATGTGGAAAAATTGGGCGTTAATGTAGAAGCCAGTTTTCGCGACAATGCCAGCACTGTAGAAGATGACCACATTGACCTAGAATGGTTTAACCCCAATGGTAAATTAGTTTGGTCTACCCTATCGGAACCCCTAAATATTCCCATTCATGGAAACCGTCTCGGTGAAACCGTCCGCGTATTAAAACCAGAATCTCCCTACTCCCCACTCCTACTGAGACAAGTTACCCAGCGTGTGGAAGCGGGGCGGCAAGTATTAGGATATCTGCGTGTTAGTCATCCCTGGTTTGAAGTTACTAAACCTAGTCGTCAGTTAATCATTGATTTAGCGTTAGGGACTTGGTTTATGGTGCTGTCTGTAGCCGCAAGCGGTTGGTTTCTTTCAGGTAAAGCGATGGAACCGGTAGGGGAATCTTACCAACGTTTGAAACAATTTACTGCTGATGCTTCTCACGAACTCCGCAGTCCCATTACTTTAATTCAAACTAATGTACAAGTTGCGCTGGCTGATTTAGAGTTAGCAGATACACAAGCTGATACTTTTGTCAACTATCGCCAACAGTTAAAGATAGTGGAACGACTAACACAGCGCTTGGGTAAGCTTGTTAATGATTTATTATTTTTAGCAAGACAGGATAGCGGTATTAGCAAAGATGTGTTTTCATCTTGTCCTTTGGACGCTTTACTAATGGAAGTCGTGGAAGAACAACAACTATTAGCCAAGGAAAAAAAACTGACTTTAACTCTGGATTTGGTTGATCCTCCTATCTCGGAAACTAGCCCCGAATTATTAGAAAATTGGTTTACACTTCCGGGTAAATGGGATCAACTGGTACGGCTATTGACAAATTTGATTGGAAATGCTTTACAATACACCCCAGCCGAGGGCGAGGTGTTTGTACAATTAGCGCGTTTAGAGGGAAGTCATCGCGTTTCTAAGATTCGTTACAACACAGCTTTATTGCAAATTAAAGTTAGCGATACTGGGATTGGTATTCCCGCAGAAGCTTTACCACGCTTATTTGACCGCTTTTATCGGGTAGATCCAGCCCGTACCCATAAGACAGCAAAGACAAATACAGAAATTTCTACAGGTTCAGGATTAGGACTAGCGATCGCTGCGGCAATTATCGAACATCATCAAGGTCAGCTGCAAGTTGAAAGCAATATTGGCAAAGGTACAACTTTTACTGTCACTTTACCAATCACTCTTGAGTATTAA
- a CDS encoding response regulator: MSGISAFSRSQQPPVILVADDDKTIRLLLREAMEKEGYRVVEAVDGQQCLDTYEIVKPDIVLLDAIMPIMDGFTCCRQLLKIARNNLITALENLDTESPLGNTVISKLWERTPILMITSLDDQESVDRAFDAGATDYLTKPIHWAVLRQRLRRLLQQAQVYKQLEAANQALQHLANIDGLTGLANRRRFDDYLNTQWINSAQEQSPLSLILCDIDFFKLYNDQYGHPAGDICIRDVGNILNDTAPNHQVLVARYGGEEFAVIMPYTDACAAFYVATGMQAGVINLQISHRGSTISDYLTMSMGVATITPTWESSPADLVMAADKALYRAKKEGRNRIVQNSFLKK; encoded by the coding sequence ATGTCAGGCATAAGCGCGTTTTCTCGATCTCAGCAACCTCCAGTAATTCTGGTGGCTGATGATGACAAAACTATCCGATTACTATTGCGTGAAGCTATGGAAAAAGAAGGCTATCGCGTCGTTGAGGCTGTTGACGGTCAGCAATGTTTAGATACTTACGAAATTGTCAAACCTGATATAGTGTTACTAGATGCCATCATGCCCATTATGGATGGCTTCACTTGCTGTAGACAATTGCTGAAAATTGCTAGAAACAATTTGATCACAGCACTGGAAAATCTTGATACTGAATCTCCTTTAGGCAATACTGTGATCTCAAAGTTATGGGAACGCACTCCCATATTAATGATTACAAGTTTAGATGATCAGGAGTCTGTAGACCGGGCTTTTGATGCCGGAGCCACTGATTACCTGACTAAGCCAATTCATTGGGCAGTATTGCGCCAACGATTACGAAGACTATTGCAACAAGCGCAAGTATACAAACAGTTAGAAGCTGCAAATCAGGCTTTGCAGCATCTTGCCAATATAGATGGGTTAACTGGGTTGGCTAATCGTCGCCGCTTTGACGATTATCTTAATACGCAGTGGATTAATTCAGCGCAGGAACAATCTCCTTTATCGCTGATTTTGTGTGATATTGATTTTTTTAAATTGTATAACGATCAATATGGTCATCCAGCCGGAGATATTTGCATCCGTGATGTGGGTAATATTTTAAATGATACAGCCCCAAATCATCAAGTTTTAGTAGCGCGTTATGGTGGTGAAGAATTTGCTGTGATTATGCCGTACACTGATGCTTGTGCTGCATTTTACGTTGCCACGGGAATGCAAGCTGGTGTGATAAATTTACAAATTTCTCATCGTGGTTCTACGATTAGTGATTATCTTACCATGAGTATGGGAGTGGCAACTATTACTCCTACCTGGGAATCTTCTCCTGCTGATTTGGTGATGGCTGCGGATAAGGCACTTTACCGAGCAAAAAAAGAGGGGCGCAATCGAATTGTGCAAAATTCATTTCTGAAAAAATGA
- a CDS encoding DUF2267 domain-containing protein, which yields MPFLEKVMLKSGLSDIFDARDITEVVYRVMRDLMTTAAADRVEEELHKPVEITNDKSLQLEIADLWHDTNPIVGFLSRVRPPWQGPGIFKIDSDRFLFRVANEGGMPGNVDREQVVKAIFSATKDELSPERIEEIASWLPDKVRQLWEEA from the coding sequence ATGCCTTTTTTGGAAAAGGTGATGTTAAAAAGTGGTTTAAGCGATATTTTCGATGCTAGGGACATTACAGAAGTAGTATACCGGGTAATGCGCGACTTAATGACCACAGCAGCCGCCGACCGAGTAGAAGAGGAACTGCACAAACCAGTTGAAATCACTAATGATAAATCGCTACAATTGGAAATTGCCGATTTGTGGCATGATACAAATCCGATTGTCGGATTTTTGAGTCGGGTACGTCCACCGTGGCAAGGGCCTGGTATTTTTAAGATTGATAGCGATCGCTTCTTATTTAGAGTAGCAAATGAAGGCGGAATGCCAGGAAATGTAGATCGTGAACAAGTGGTAAAAGCGATATTTTCTGCCACTAAAGATGAATTATCACCGGAACGAATTGAGGAAATTGCTAGTTGGTTACCAGATAAAGTCCGCCAACTCTGGGAAGAAGCTTAA
- a CDS encoding DUF2854 domain-containing protein has protein sequence MLRKISLGTIGLTIGGILIIVGFVAYAADNATLNLVGFFYGFPLFLGGLALKANEILPIPFSQDTTPSVLLLREQQATVTQNKIRKDITRYCYGQEAHLDEALNYLGLSPTDEDRPEVTGLRETEINGAYALILEFDSPFISFDVWQQKQEKMIRYFGPGVDIKITEVGEEMIELTIVTQPEVSKAD, from the coding sequence ATGTTACGTAAAATTTCTTTGGGGACTATCGGTTTAACCATCGGCGGCATATTAATCATTGTTGGTTTCGTCGCCTACGCTGCTGATAACGCCACACTTAATCTTGTCGGGTTCTTTTATGGGTTTCCTCTGTTTCTAGGAGGACTGGCGCTCAAAGCCAATGAAATTCTGCCCATACCCTTTAGCCAAGATACAACGCCATCAGTATTACTCTTACGGGAGCAGCAAGCAACTGTCACTCAAAATAAGATTCGCAAAGACATCACCCGATACTGCTACGGTCAAGAAGCTCATTTAGATGAAGCACTCAATTATCTTGGTCTGAGTCCCACAGATGAAGACCGCCCAGAAGTCACAGGTTTACGCGAAACAGAAATTAATGGGGCTTATGCCTTAATTTTAGAGTTTGACTCGCCGTTCATCTCGTTTGATGTTTGGCAGCAAAAACAGGAGAAAATGATCAGGTATTTTGGCCCTGGAGTAGATATTAAAATTACCGAGGTTGGGGAAGAGATGATTGAATTAACAATTGTTACTCAACCAGAAGTCAGCAAGGCTGATTGA
- the ppk1 gene encoding polyphosphate kinase 1: MAKSKKNTNPIDLNDPQYYINRELSWLEFNSRVLHEACDTRTLLLERLKFLAIFSANLDEFFMVRIAALKQQVEAKVAQLTPDGRTPQKQLEDVRATLSPLFTKQHQQFEEVLQPLLASHQIQILDYINLNQKQQTYLDNYFEEQIFPVLTPLAVDPSHPFPFISNLSLNLAVVVKNPDTEEEFFARVKVPSVLPRFLPIPPELGISETGETAHWTGVPLEQAIAHNLEFLFPGMNIQEYHPFRITRDADLALEEDEADDLLLAIEQELRKRRMGGTPVRLEIKSHTPDPIRSRLLQDLDLTENDVYEVDGLLGLRDLMYFMALPLPELKEPPRQSVVPSRLQRLREPSLSPDASELEEGQDFFAVIREKDLLVHHPYQSFSSTVVRFITHAAHDPNVLAIKMTLYRTSGDSPIVKALIAAAENGKQVSVLVELKARFDEENNIYWARSLERVGVHVVYGLVGLKTHCKTVMVVRREKDRMRRYVHIGTGNYNPKTARLYTDLGLFSCREELGADITDLFNFLTGYSRQKSYREVLVAPVNMRDRFLALIRREIENVQNGFSGRIVAKMNSLVDPQIIATLYEASRAGVQIDLIIRGICCLRPGLKNISENIRVISIIGRFLEHSRIYYFHNNGQEEIFIGSADWMRRNLDRRVEVITPIRDPDIAKDLQEILGIMLADNRQAWELQPDGTYIQRRPGDSLRGESVDCPETHSQKTLINMALRSTSVASNLIDSKKSYYYTDK; the protein is encoded by the coding sequence ATGGCGAAATCAAAAAAGAACACGAATCCCATTGATTTGAACGATCCGCAATATTACATTAACCGCGAGTTAAGTTGGTTAGAATTTAACAGTCGCGTACTCCATGAAGCTTGTGACACCAGGACACTGCTTTTAGAACGACTAAAATTTTTGGCAATCTTTAGCGCCAATTTAGATGAGTTCTTCATGGTGCGGATTGCAGCTTTAAAACAACAAGTAGAAGCGAAAGTTGCCCAATTAACTCCAGATGGCCGCACACCACAAAAACAGCTAGAGGACGTTAGAGCAACCCTCAGTCCCCTATTCACAAAGCAGCACCAACAATTTGAAGAAGTCCTACAACCTCTTTTAGCTAGTCATCAGATCCAGATACTGGACTATATTAATTTAAATCAAAAACAACAAACTTATTTAGATAACTATTTTGAAGAACAAATCTTTCCAGTTCTGACTCCCCTAGCGGTTGACCCTAGCCATCCTTTCCCCTTCATTTCTAATCTCAGCCTAAATTTGGCAGTTGTGGTCAAAAATCCCGATACTGAAGAAGAATTTTTTGCCAGGGTAAAAGTCCCCAGTGTCCTACCGCGATTTTTGCCAATACCGCCAGAGTTAGGAATTTCTGAAACTGGAGAAACTGCTCACTGGACTGGTGTACCTTTAGAACAGGCGATCGCACATAACCTGGAATTTCTATTTCCAGGCATGAATATCCAAGAATATCATCCCTTCCGCATTACCCGTGATGCTGATTTAGCTTTAGAAGAAGATGAAGCAGATGATTTGCTCTTAGCCATTGAACAAGAACTACGCAAACGGCGCATGGGTGGGACTCCAGTCAGACTAGAAATTAAATCCCACACCCCTGACCCCATCCGTTCGCGGTTATTGCAAGATTTGGACTTAACAGAAAATGATGTTTATGAAGTTGATGGTCTTTTAGGACTCCGGGACTTAATGTATTTTATGGCCTTGCCATTACCCGAACTCAAAGAACCACCACGCCAATCTGTAGTCCCTTCCCGTTTGCAAAGGTTGAGAGAACCGAGTTTAAGCCCAGATGCTTCAGAATTAGAAGAAGGTCAAGACTTTTTTGCCGTAATTCGAGAAAAGGATTTGCTGGTACACCATCCCTATCAATCCTTCTCCTCAACCGTCGTGCGCTTCATCACCCATGCAGCCCATGACCCCAATGTGCTGGCGATCAAAATGACCCTTTACCGCACCTCTGGAGACTCCCCCATAGTCAAAGCCCTGATTGCGGCGGCAGAAAATGGCAAGCAAGTATCTGTGTTGGTAGAATTAAAAGCCCGGTTTGATGAAGAAAATAATATTTACTGGGCGCGGAGTTTAGAAAGAGTTGGCGTTCACGTTGTCTATGGTTTAGTAGGGCTAAAAACCCACTGCAAAACCGTCATGGTAGTGCGACGAGAAAAAGACCGAATGCGCCGCTATGTGCATATAGGGACTGGGAATTATAATCCGAAAACAGCGCGTTTGTATACAGATTTGGGATTGTTTAGTTGTCGGGAAGAATTGGGTGCGGATATTACAGATTTATTTAACTTTTTAACAGGCTATTCTCGGCAAAAATCATATCGAGAAGTGCTAGTTGCACCTGTGAATATGCGCGATCGCTTTTTGGCATTAATTCGTCGTGAAATAGAAAATGTCCAAAATGGATTTTCTGGGCGAATCGTTGCCAAAATGAATTCCCTCGTAGACCCCCAAATCATCGCCACCTTATACGAAGCATCTCGCGCCGGAGTGCAAATTGATCTGATAATTCGCGGTATTTGCTGTTTGCGTCCAGGACTGAAAAACATCAGTGAAAATATTCGCGTCATCAGCATTATCGGCCGATTCTTAGAACATTCTCGCATTTATTATTTCCATAACAATGGACAAGAAGAAATTTTTATTGGCAGTGCTGATTGGATGCGTCGCAACTTAGATCGCCGAGTTGAAGTAATTACCCCAATCAGAGATCCAGATATTGCTAAAGACTTGCAAGAAATCCTGGGAATTATGTTAGCAGATAATCGTCAAGCCTGGGAATTACAGCCTGATGGCACTTATATCCAACGCCGTCCCGGTGATAGCTTGCGTGGCGAATCCGTAGATTGTCCAGAAACTCATTCACAAAAAACTCTGATAAATATGGCCTTACGTTCAACGAGTGTAGCCTCAAACTTGATTGATTCAAAAAAGAGTTACTACTATACAGACAAGTAG
- a CDS encoding chlororespiratory reduction protein 7: MPDSLMYQQDNFVVLETDQPEQFLTGDELLDKLKLVLQKMSNQDLPTDLQKFDSVNAQAKYLIDTSCELDVGPGKYLQWYAIRLEK; the protein is encoded by the coding sequence ATGCCAGACTCACTAATGTATCAGCAGGATAATTTTGTCGTTCTAGAGACAGACCAACCAGAACAATTTCTCACAGGCGATGAATTATTAGACAAGCTCAAGCTTGTGCTACAAAAAATGAGTAATCAGGACTTACCCACAGATTTACAAAAGTTTGATTCTGTAAATGCTCAAGCCAAATATTTAATTGACACAAGTTGTGAATTAGATGTTGGTCCGGGAAAATATTTGCAGTGGTACGCAATCCGATTAGAAAAGTAG
- a CDS encoding response regulator, whose product MLMLSCESTTLRVLVVDDHELTRLTLKLAFSAQKNIQVVGLACNGQEAIEMVKNCQPDVIILDLQMPVMDGWSASSHIKAISPHTQILAYSSVEDAHFWGAKSMPNFDDICPKDVPTTQLIALVRQLGERAVNG is encoded by the coding sequence ATGTTAATGCTTTCTTGTGAGTCTACGACCTTGCGTGTTCTCGTGGTTGATGATCACGAACTTACACGATTAACTCTAAAATTAGCTTTTTCGGCGCAAAAAAATATTCAAGTAGTTGGGTTAGCTTGCAATGGTCAAGAAGCCATAGAAATGGTTAAAAACTGCCAACCTGATGTCATCATTCTAGATTTACAAATGCCAGTCATGGATGGTTGGAGTGCTTCTAGTCATATCAAAGCCATATCTCCCCATACTCAAATCCTGGCTTATTCCTCCGTGGAAGATGCCCATTTTTGGGGCGCTAAGTCCATGCCTAACTTTGACGACATTTGTCCAAAAGATGTTCCCACAACTCAACTCATCGCTTTGGTCAGGCAATTAGGAGAACGTGCAGTAAATGGTTAA
- a CDS encoding S-layer homology domain-containing protein has protein sequence MLLHKRPAVLLSLTILFTSLTACGNNPSAKTLEQSLAADPRLQDNQGIFGKSQTNQPQPGQNQPTVELPSDFPPNIPLYPNAKLESVTPASGSENSVVTRWLSSDPSNFITSFYSDQFQKNDWQILQQPTDNLEDTFEARREDLQVKVSIKPQSVTNPKPDQPQTATALVIEYVTNTTAAAQPSKTASSESSNPNLLGSALPDNVATQPTDSTTTATATPKSQKFNDLNQAPPELRQSIEDLAALGVLSFKSEEVKSSSNDVITNSFEPTKNITRREYARWLVAANNAMYINNPAKQIRLASESTQPTFSDVSKTDVDFPVIQGLAEAGLIPSPLSGDSTAVLFQPDAPLTREQLILWKIPLDTRQALPAANVDAVKQTWGFQDTGKIDPKALRAVLADFPNGEKSNIRRVFGYTTLFQPKKPVSRAEAAAALGYFGTLGEGISAGEALNVKRSSPN, from the coding sequence GTGCTTTTGCATAAACGTCCAGCTGTCTTACTAAGTTTGACTATTTTATTTACTTCTTTAACAGCTTGTGGTAACAATCCCAGCGCCAAAACCCTAGAACAGTCTTTGGCGGCAGATCCCAGGCTACAAGATAACCAAGGAATCTTTGGCAAATCTCAGACAAATCAACCGCAACCAGGGCAGAACCAACCCACAGTTGAGTTACCATCTGACTTTCCCCCAAATATCCCTTTATATCCCAATGCGAAATTAGAATCAGTCACACCTGCTAGCGGCTCAGAAAATAGCGTAGTCACTCGCTGGCTGAGTTCTGACCCCAGCAATTTTATTACTAGCTTTTATAGTGACCAGTTTCAGAAAAATGACTGGCAGATTTTACAACAACCCACAGATAATTTAGAAGATACCTTTGAAGCACGTCGCGAAGATTTACAGGTGAAAGTGTCTATTAAGCCACAATCAGTTACTAACCCCAAACCTGATCAACCACAAACAGCGACTGCATTAGTTATTGAGTACGTAACTAATACTACCGCAGCAGCACAACCGAGTAAAACTGCCAGTTCTGAATCTAGCAATCCAAATCTTCTTGGTTCGGCGCTACCTGATAATGTAGCGACACAGCCAACCGATAGCACAACGACTGCGACAGCTACACCAAAATCTCAGAAATTCAACGATCTCAACCAAGCACCGCCAGAACTGCGTCAATCCATCGAAGACTTAGCAGCTTTGGGTGTTTTGTCTTTCAAGTCTGAGGAAGTAAAGAGCAGTTCTAATGATGTCATAACTAACTCATTTGAACCAACCAAAAATATAACTCGCCGGGAATATGCCCGTTGGCTAGTTGCGGCTAACAATGCCATGTATATTAATAATCCTGCTAAACAGATACGCTTGGCATCCGAAAGCACTCAACCGACTTTTAGTGATGTGTCAAAAACAGATGTTGATTTTCCCGTAATTCAAGGGTTAGCAGAAGCCGGGCTAATTCCCAGCCCCTTGTCTGGCGATTCTACGGCTGTTTTATTTCAACCTGATGCACCACTGACACGAGAACAGTTAATTTTGTGGAAAATCCCTCTAGATACTCGCCAAGCCTTACCTGCTGCCAATGTAGATGCAGTCAAGCAAACCTGGGGTTTTCAAGATACGGGAAAAATTGACCCCAAGGCATTACGCGCCGTGCTGGCTGATTTCCCAAATGGCGAAAAATCGAATATACGCCGGGTGTTTGGCTATACAACCCTGTTCCAACCGAAAAAACCAGTTTCTCGCGCTGAAGCTGCGGCGGCTTTGGGGTATTTTGGCACTTTAGGCGAGGGTATATCGGCTGGTGAGGCTTTGAATGTCAAGCGATCATCGCCAAACTGA
- a CDS encoding histidine kinase has product MLKHDYMQVSQDQPIYSEAPLQLLLFVDGRPKSRQQVQRIRAYLKELQAEYKFELQMIDVGQQPYLAEHFKLVATPALIKIHPEPRQIIAGSNIIAQLKNWWPRWQGAVDAYLKLQEDLQERIDDNNRMSSPKSTIRSVAVSAELIKLSDEVFRLKQEKDKLQEQLQFKDRVIAMLAHDLRNPLTAAAIAIETLQSNYNIEMAAFVRLKPAMAAHLLKQARSQTKTIDRMIADLLQVGQGNDTELPIIPQKMEIGKLCLDVLAELRDRYIAKSQQLETDIPQDLPKVYADPERVRQVLINLLDNAIKYTPEGGKITVCGLHRTTQKIQFSIGDTGPGIPLEKRDLIFENHYRLQRDEGIDGYGIGLCLCQRIIQSHYGQIWVESTPNGGAWFHFTLPVYPS; this is encoded by the coding sequence GTGCTGAAACACGATTACATGCAAGTTTCCCAGGATCAGCCTATCTATTCTGAGGCTCCACTCCAGCTGTTGCTATTTGTTGATGGACGACCAAAGTCGCGACAACAAGTGCAGCGTATCCGTGCTTACTTAAAAGAATTGCAGGCTGAGTATAAGTTTGAACTTCAAATGATCGATGTGGGGCAACAGCCCTATTTAGCAGAGCATTTTAAATTAGTCGCCACACCAGCTTTAATTAAAATCCACCCAGAACCCCGACAGATTATCGCTGGGAGTAATATTATCGCCCAATTGAAAAATTGGTGGCCTCGTTGGCAAGGGGCTGTGGATGCTTACTTAAAATTGCAAGAAGATTTACAAGAACGAATAGATGACAATAATCGGATGTCATCACCCAAATCAACAATTCGTTCTGTAGCTGTTTCTGCGGAATTGATCAAACTTTCAGACGAAGTTTTTCGCTTAAAACAGGAAAAAGACAAACTTCAGGAGCAGTTACAATTTAAAGATAGGGTAATTGCTATGCTGGCGCACGATCTTCGCAATCCTCTAACGGCTGCGGCGATCGCCATCGAAACTCTACAATCTAATTACAACATAGAAATGGCTGCATTTGTGCGGCTCAAACCAGCTATGGCAGCACATTTATTAAAACAAGCCCGCAGTCAAACCAAGACAATTGACCGGATGATTGCTGATTTGTTGCAGGTAGGACAAGGCAATGATACTGAACTGCCTATAATACCACAAAAGATGGAAATTGGCAAGCTCTGTTTGGATGTGTTGGCAGAATTGCGCGATCGCTACATTGCCAAATCCCAACAACTAGAAACAGATATTCCCCAAGATTTACCCAAGGTATATGCCGATCCAGAACGTGTGCGGCAAGTACTGATAAACTTATTGGATAATGCCATCAAATACACACCAGAAGGTGGCAAAATTACAGTTTGCGGATTACACCGCACAACCCAAAAAATTCAATTTAGTATTGGTGACACAGGCCCAGGAATTCCCTTAGAAAAGCGCGATCTCATCTTTGAAAACCACTACAGGTTACAACGGGATGAAGGTATAGATGGTTACGGCATTGGTCTTTGTTTATGCCAACGCATCATTCAATCACATTACGGCCAAATTTGGGTAGAATCTACCCCCAATGGCGGTGCATGGTTCCACTTTACCTTGCCAGTGTATCCATCTTAG